In Micromonospora sp. WMMA1363, a genomic segment contains:
- a CDS encoding STAS domain-containing protein: MELSLATRTVGAHSVLEVGGEVDVYTAPRLRERLLELIDGGARHVVVDLGRVDFLDSTGLGVLVGALKRLRTAGGTFALVCDKEPLLKIFRITALDQVFPLYPTVDAATVA; this comes from the coding sequence ATGGAGCTGTCGCTGGCGACCCGCACCGTTGGAGCGCACTCGGTACTGGAGGTCGGCGGTGAGGTGGACGTCTACACCGCCCCCCGGCTGCGCGAGCGACTCCTCGAACTGATCGACGGCGGAGCGCGACACGTCGTGGTCGACCTCGGCCGGGTGGACTTCCTCGACTCCACCGGGCTCGGCGTGTTGGTGGGTGCCCTCAAGCGGCTGCGGACTGCCGGCGGCACGTTCGCCTTGGTCTGCGACAAGGAACCGCTGCTGAAGATCTTCCGGATCACCGCACTCGACCAGGTCTTTCCGTTGTATCCGACGGTCGACGCGGCGACCGTCGCGTGA
- a CDS encoding ATP-binding protein has translation MAAVRLSFSPAPVHVRTARLVGVAVARRAGVREDLLDEVRLAIGEACTRAVALHRQYGVADPVLVEMTDTGAFTVRVVDRAPIEAGIGLAALPPDELAKESLSEDALTTGVGFALLAGFVEDLQVRPVDEGVGTEVRMVWPVGR, from the coding sequence ATGGCCGCCGTCCGGCTTTCCTTCTCGCCGGCACCGGTGCACGTGCGCACGGCACGACTCGTCGGTGTGGCGGTCGCCCGCCGGGCGGGCGTCCGCGAGGATCTGCTCGACGAGGTGCGTCTGGCGATCGGTGAGGCCTGCACCCGGGCGGTCGCCCTGCACCGGCAGTACGGCGTGGCCGACCCGGTGCTGGTGGAGATGACCGACACCGGGGCGTTCACCGTCCGGGTCGTCGACCGTGCCCCGATCGAGGCCGGGATCGGTCTCGCCGCGCTGCCGCCCGACGAGTTGGCCAAGGAGTCGCTCAGCGAGGATGCGCTGACCACCGGCGTCGGGTTCGCGCTGCTCGCCGGCTTCGTCGAGGATCTCCAGGTGCGTCCCGTGGACGAGGGGGTCGGCACCGAGGTGCGGATGGTGTGGCCGGTCGGCCGCTGA